Within the Gracilinema caldarium DSM 7334 genome, the region GGACCTGGAATGATATGATGGCCTATGCCAAGCAAGCCCAGGAAAAGGGACTGGCTCCTTGGGCTATCGGCGTTGAAAGCGGTGCGGCTTCTGGCTGGGTAGGGACTGACTGGCTGGAAAACATTTTCCTCCGGGTCAATGGTCCTGAAAAATATAAAAATTGGTATGAGGGTAAGCTTGCATGGACGAGCCCTGAAGTCCGAAAAGCATGGGAAATCTGGGGCCAGATCATAGCTGATTCCAAGATGATCTATGGCGGTTCCAATTATGTCAATTCAACAAACTTTGGCAATGCCCATGAACCCCTCTTTACCAATCCTCCCAAGGCTTTGTTCCATCATCAGGCCAGCTTTATTCAGAGCTTTATCACCAATCAGTTTCCCAGCCTAAAACCGGTAGAAGACTTTGATTTTGTAGCCTTCCCCAGCATCGACGCAAAATATGCCAAGGCTGTGGAGGGGGCTGCGGATGTTATAGGGGTATTTAAGAATACTCCTGAAGTTCGCGCCTTTGTGAATTATCTTGCCAGTGCAGAAGCTCAAGCTTATTGGGCTGCAGGAACTGGTGCTCTTGCAACCAATAAAAATGTTTCCCTGGTGTTCTATCCCGATGCGCTTACCAAACGAGCTGCGGACATTATGAACAAGGCTGAAATTGTAGTCTTTGATGCTTCCGATATGATGAAACCCGAAATGAATGCCGCCTTCTGGTCTGCGGTGGTAAGCTATATCGAAAATCCCAAAAACCTGGATTCTATTCTCGCTGGGCTCGAAAAGGTCCGCAAGGATGTATATAAAT harbors:
- a CDS encoding ABC transporter substrate-binding protein → MKRLAMTFVMAVAVFGLVYASGGTEQTSKSAGGQKTINFLAVWGGQEAEVFKAMVKPFEERTGIKVELEATRDLDAVITTRVEAGNPPDLAALPGPGKLVELAKAGKLVDLSQVFDMAEFDKNYSKGWKDLGTVDGKLYGIFAKAAIKGLVWYNPKTFKTAGMTPPTNTWTWNDMMAYAKQAQEKGLAPWAIGVESGAASGWVGTDWLENIFLRVNGPEKYKNWYEGKLAWTSPEVRKAWEIWGQIIADSKMIYGGSNYVNSTNFGNAHEPLFTNPPKALFHHQASFIQSFITNQFPSLKPVEDFDFVAFPSIDAKYAKAVEGAADVIGVFKNTPEVRAFVNYLASAEAQAYWAAGTGALATNKNVSLVFYPDALTKRAADIMNKAEIVVFDASDMMKPEMNAAFWSAVVSYIENPKNLDSILAGLEKVRKDVYK